One genomic segment of Brassica napus cultivar Da-Ae chromosome A3, Da-Ae, whole genome shotgun sequence includes these proteins:
- the LOC106444483 gene encoding alpha carbonic anhydrase 4-like isoform X2 — translation MDPNTKTIMIFALFFLCLSFPSISLANDAEADDETLFTYEQNPEKGPEGWSKINPHWKVCNNGKLQSPIDLTNARVSLIHDEAWRREYKPAPAVIMNRGHDVMVSWKGDAGKITIRQMEFKLVQCHWHSPSEHTVNGTRYDLELHMVHTSARGRIAVIGVLYKLGKPNEFLTRLLDGLKTVGKEEKDLGIVDPRTIRFQTKKFYRYIGSLTVPPCTEGVIWTVVKRLLHLFI, via the exons ATGGATCCGAACacaaaaacaattatgattTTCGCATTGTTTTTTCTCTGTTTATCTTTCCCCAGTATTTCACTGGCTAACGATGCTGAAGCCG ACGATGAAACACTATTTACGTACGAACAAAATCCAGAGAAGGGACCAGAGGGATGGAGCAAAATAAATCCTCATTGGAAAGTTTGTAACAATGGAAAATTACAATCTCCGATCGATCTCACTAACGCAAGAGTCAGTCTTATTCATGATGAAGCGTGGAGAAGAGAATACAAACCAGCCCCGGCTGTTATTATGAACAGAGGACATGACGTTATG gtaTCGTGGAAAGGAGATGCTGGAAAAATAACGATACGTCAAATGGAGTTTAAATTGGTGCAATGTCATTGGCATTCACCGTCTGAGCATACTGTTAACGGAACTCG TTACGACCTGGAGCTTCACATGGTTCACACGAGTGCTCGAGGCAGAATCGCAGTGATTGGAGTTCTTTATAAACTGGGCAAACCTAATGAATTCCTCACAAGg TTACTCGATGGATTAAAAACAGTGGGAAAAGAAGAGAAGGATCTAGGGATTGTGGATCCAAGAACCATTAGATTTCAAACCAAGAAGTTCTATAGATACATTGGCTCTCTCACTGTTCCTCCATGCACTGAAGGTGTTATTTGGACCGTCGTCAAAAgg TTACTGCACCTTTTCatttaa
- the LOC106440425 gene encoding uncharacterized protein LOC106440425, whose translation MNSNRQTPVSGDLTAKKPNGKDVVSSAEPVRRVGKTGVSLSKADSGDAKSKKPNGKAVFSSADPVNQVGPTGVSLATAVSGAPKSKKPNGKAVVSSSDEMMFFRDVKFGPQEGQITFRLIHFWEARNAHTKVLLGLEMLLIDGQGTVIQGFIPPSRIKIYLPQMVAGSIYRLINFYGSKSKTVYRVAEPDVVIAFSWNSILTVCGNGPVQFPVDRFRFYGYEDFEAACDLKGDLHDFLGHIKLVNELPLSDSLVLDEVEIVSSKRILVHVQTQDGPVMKLYVWDKAATEFCEKFKALGKPPTVILVTTLNPKRVGGALTLSSLSSSLVFFDMDVEATREYLAWYESNMDVANRVNAEIVTKAETATIGDLLSYMKQQEAKVAWFECSATIDDVVSGSAWYYIACGGCKTKATKGPTTLMCKKCGKTEIDGAAEYLTKLSVYDKNDHASFVLLGDAGFELTGKKASALVESYFEANESVGDDHVVPVPQALIDTIGQTRTFVIKISQHNLDGKTQALTVTKVLSPEVPAPESIIEENVDEVPVEERGESADETVKRISDEIESGETKRARCG comes from the exons ATGAATTCCAACAGACAAACCCCTGTTTCCGGCGATCTTACCGCGAAGAAACCGAACGGAAAAGATGTTGTCTCCTCCGCCGAGCCTGTTAGACGAGTCGGCAAAACTGGagtttctctctctaaagctgATTCCGGTGATGCAAAGTCCAAGAAACCAAACGGCAAGGCTGTTTTCTCCTCCGCCGATCCGGTCAATCAAGTCGGTCCAACCGGAGTCTCCCTCGCTACAGCTGTCTCCGGCGCTCCAAAGTCTAAGAAACCAAACGGCAAGGCCGTTGTCTCCTCCTCCGATGAGatgatgttcttcagagatgtCAAGTTTGGACCACAAGAAGGTCAGATAACGTTTCGTCTGATACATTTTTGGGAGGCTCGGAACGCACACACGAAGGTTCTTTTGGGTCTTGAGATGCTTCTGATTGACGGACAG GGTACTGTGATCCAAGGGTTCATCCCACCAAGCAGGATTAAGATCTATTTGCCACAGATGGTCGCTGGTTCCATCTACAGGCTTATCAACTTCTATGGATCTAAAAGCAAAACTGTGTACCGAGTTGCTGAGCCAGACGTGGTCATTGCTTTCTCATGGAATTCTATACTCACCGTTTGCGGGAACGGTCCTGTTCAGTTTCCTGTGGATCGGTTCCGTTTTTATGGTTATGAAGATTTTGAAGCGGCCTGTGACCTCAAGGGGGATCTTCATG ATTTTCTCGGTCACATTAAACTGGTGAATGAGCTTCCCTTGAGTGACAGTCTTGTGCTTGATGAGGTCGAGATAGTTTCTTCAAAGCGAATTCTGGTTCATGTTCAGACGCAAGA TGGTCCTGTTATGAAACTATACGTATGGGACAAAGCCGCAACAGAGTTCTGTGAGAAGTTTAAAGCGCTTGGAAAGCCTCCAACTGTTATTCTGGTGACTACGCTGAATCCAAAACGTGTTGGAG GTGCTTTAACTCTGTCGTCTCTATCATCCTCGCTTGTGTTTTTTGATATGGATGTTGAAGCAACCAGGGAATATCTGGCTTG GTATGAATCGAACATGGATGTTGCTAATAGAGTTAATGCTGAAATTGTTACCAAGGCTGAGACAGCTACTATAGGGGATCTACTCTCATACATGAAGCAGCAAGAGGCAAAG GTTGCTTGGTTCGAGTGTTCAGCCACTATTGATGATGTTGTGAGTGGTTCGGCGTGGTATTATATTGCTTGTGGTGGGTGCAAGACTAAAGCAACTAAAGGGCCTACTACACTTATGTGTAAGAAGTGCGGAAAGACTGAGATTGACGGTGCTGCAGA GTATCTCACGAAGCTCTCTGTCTATGACAAAAATGATCACGCAAGCTTTGTGCTTCTCGGTGATGCTGGGTTTGAATTGACTGGAAAGAAAGCTTCGGCATTGGTCGAGAGTTACTTTGAG gcCAACGAAAGCGTTGGAGATGATCATGTAGTCCCGGTGCCACAAGCTCTGATTGATACTATTGGACAGACCCGCACCTTCGTTATCAAGATTTCACAACACAATCTGGATGGCAAGACCCAAGCTTTGACTGTCACCAAGGTTCTCTCTCCTGAAGTTCCAGCACCTGAAAGCATCATAGAGGAAAACGTGGATGAGGTACCTGTTGAAGAAAGGGGTGAATCTGCAGATGAGACTGTGAAAAGGATCTCTGATGAGATTGAGTCGGGAGAGACCAAGCGTGCCAGATGTGGCTAA
- the BNAA03G58550D gene encoding uncharacterized protein BNAA03G58550D, whose product MLTETPFRAREKLLEKQRLFQSIQRHTYLKGPMDKVTSVAIPLALAASSLYMIGTGIYNMSNGIGKKE is encoded by the exons ATGTTGACGGAAACACCATTTAGGGCAAGAGAGAAGCTTCTGGAGAAGCAGAGGTTGTTCCAGAGCATCCAGAGGCACACTTACCTCAAAGGACCTATGGACAAGGTCACCTCCGTTGCCATCCCTCTtgccttggctgcttcttctctCTACATGATT GGGACAGGAATCTACAACATGTCGAATGGAATCGGGAAGAAGGAATAA
- the LOC106442608 gene encoding dof zinc finger protein DOF4.4-like — protein MDKLVSEKKPSRRMCRRCNSDNTKFCYFVNSSQPLYTCRYCRRSWIYRWALRNIPMGGERGRKTKRQKIDQPSVSQVNSAENHFGSFSVVLALPAQNAPPKDRMEVSDGSFYQGYHDVGSNGANQEDPNKNLNASTDHMIKNNNNNNV, from the coding sequence ATGGATAAGTTGGTGAGTGAAAAGAAGCCTTCTCGTCGAATGTGTCGAAGGTGCAACTCTGACAATACCAAGTTCTGTTACTTCGTCAACTCGTCTCAACCGCTCTACACCTGCAGGTATTGTCGTCGATCTTGGATTTATCGTTGGGCTTTAAGGAACATACCGATGGGTGGAGAAAGAGGCCGTAAAACCAAGCGACAAAAGATAGATCAACCATCTGTTTCTCAGGTGAATTCTGCTGAGAACCATTTTGGTTCTTTTTCTGTTGTTCTGGCGCTTCCAGCTCAAAATGCTCCACCAAAGGATCGCATGGAGGTCTCTGATGGATCATTTTACCAAGGTTATCACGATGTTGGATCCAATGGCGCAAATCAGGAGGATCCAAACAAGAATCTTAATGCCAGCACTGATCACATgatcaagaacaacaacaacaacaacgtcTGA
- the LOC106444485 gene encoding dof zinc finger protein DOF4.4-like: protein MNTQLLTRCSHNLTLIKPETYIFFNFHALIAYISRHPHNTKYQKQQKIPVNILTEMDKLNVFVRGDNQVNEEKPPARVCPRCDSDNTKFCYYNNYSLSQPRYSCKNCRRYWTHGGTLRNIPIGGSGRKTKRPKIDQPSAENQQVNNHQPFLHGQETNEFVGTFNGSSSSDVVAGNHFGFHEIHGAMVNNVPPVRSFPPMEALNISDVSSRQDYYDVGSNDLIDNPLINRPTEDDLNMWNESYNNTMSMNHNASTSGRRGYL, encoded by the coding sequence ATGAATACACAACTTTTGACACGTTGTTCTCATAATCTCACTCTTATAAAACCCGAAACGTATATCTTCTTCAATTTTCACGCCCTAATAGCCTATATAAGTAGACACCCCCACAACaccaaatatcaaaaacaacaaaaaatccCAGTAAATATATTGACAGAAATGGATAAGTTGAATGTTTTTGTGAGGGGAGACAATCAAGTGAATGAAGAGAAGCCTCCAGCTCGGGTGTGTCCACGGTGTGACTCTGACAATACCAAGTTCTGTTACTACAACAACTATAGCTTGTCTCAGCCGCGCTACTCCTGCAAGAATTGTCGTCGATACTGGACTCATGGTGGGACTTTAAGGAACATACCGATTGGTGGAAGTGGCCGTAAAACCAAGCGTCCAAAGATAGATCAACCATCTGCTGAAAATCAACAGGTTAATAATCACCAACCTTTCTTACATGGTCAAGAAACTAACGAGTTTGTTGGAACTTTTaatggttcttcttcttctgatgttGTTGCTGGAAACCATTTCGGTTTTCATGAGATTCATGGTGCTATGGTAAACAATGTGCCTCCAGTTCGAAGTTTTCCACCAATGGAGGCCTTAAATATCTCTGATGTATCATCTCGACAAGATTATTACGACGTTGGATCCAATGATTTGATTGATAATCCTTTGATAAACCGCCCAACTGAAGATGATTTAAACATGTGGAACGAGAGCTACAACAACACTATGAGCATGAATCATAATGCCAGCACGAGTGGAAGGAGGGGATATCTTTAA
- the LOC106440427 gene encoding protein BUD31 homolog 1 — protein sequence MPKVKTNRVKYPEGWELIEPTLRELDAKMREAEMDEHDGKRKCEALWPIFKLSHQRSRYVYDLYYRREEISKELYDFCLDQGYADRNLIAKWKKSGYERLCCLRCIQPRDHNYGTTCVCRVPKHLREEKVVECVHCGCQGCASGD from the exons ATGCCAAAGGTGAAGACAAACAGAGTAAAGTACCCAGAAGGGTGGGAGTTGATCGAGCCTACTCTTCGTGAGCTTGATGCCAAGATGAGAGAAG cTGAGATGGATGAACATGATGGCAAGAGAAAGTGTGAAGCCTTGTGGCCAATCTTCAAACTCTCTCATCAGAGGAGTCGCTATGTTTATGACCTTTATTACCGCAGGGAGGAGATATCTAAAGAGCTCTACGACTTCTGCTTGGACCAGGGCTATGCTGATCGTAACCTCATTGCCAAGTGGAAAAAG TCAGGATATGAACGTCTATGCTGCTTGCGATGCATACAGCCAAGAGACCACAACTATGGAACAACATGTGTGTGTCGTGTTCCCAAACACTTGCGTGAAGAGAAAGTTGTTGAATGCGTCCATTGCGGTTGTCAAGGATGCGCCAGTGGCGAttaa
- the LOC106444483 gene encoding alpha carbonic anhydrase 4-like isoform X1, translated as MDPNTKTIMIFALFFLCLSFPSISLANDAEADDETLFTYEQNPEKGPEGWSKINPHWKVCNNGKLQSPIDLTNARVSLIHDEAWRREYKPAPAVIMNRGHDVMVSWKGDAGKITIRQMEFKLVQCHWHSPSEHTVNGTRYDLELHMVHTSARGRIAVIGVLYKLGKPNEFLTRLLDGLKTVGKEEKDLGIVDPRTIRFQTKKFYRYIGSLTVPPCTEGVIWTVVKRVNTISVEQIAALRNAVDDGYETNSRPVQDTNGRPVWFFDPNV; from the exons ATGGATCCGAACacaaaaacaattatgattTTCGCATTGTTTTTTCTCTGTTTATCTTTCCCCAGTATTTCACTGGCTAACGATGCTGAAGCCG ACGATGAAACACTATTTACGTACGAACAAAATCCAGAGAAGGGACCAGAGGGATGGAGCAAAATAAATCCTCATTGGAAAGTTTGTAACAATGGAAAATTACAATCTCCGATCGATCTCACTAACGCAAGAGTCAGTCTTATTCATGATGAAGCGTGGAGAAGAGAATACAAACCAGCCCCGGCTGTTATTATGAACAGAGGACATGACGTTATG gtaTCGTGGAAAGGAGATGCTGGAAAAATAACGATACGTCAAATGGAGTTTAAATTGGTGCAATGTCATTGGCATTCACCGTCTGAGCATACTGTTAACGGAACTCG TTACGACCTGGAGCTTCACATGGTTCACACGAGTGCTCGAGGCAGAATCGCAGTGATTGGAGTTCTTTATAAACTGGGCAAACCTAATGAATTCCTCACAAGg TTACTCGATGGATTAAAAACAGTGGGAAAAGAAGAGAAGGATCTAGGGATTGTGGATCCAAGAACCATTAGATTTCAAACCAAGAAGTTCTATAGATACATTGGCTCTCTCACTGTTCCTCCATGCACTGAAGGTGTTATTTGGACCGTCGTCAAAAgg GTGAATACAATATCAGTGGAGCAAATTGCAGCTTTGAGGAACGCCGTTGACGAT GGATATGAGACAAATTCAAGACCGGTTCAAGACACAAATGGAAGACCGGTTTGGTTCTTTGATCCAAATGTTTGA